One Elephas maximus indicus isolate mEleMax1 chromosome 18, mEleMax1 primary haplotype, whole genome shotgun sequence genomic region harbors:
- the GABPA gene encoding GA-binding protein alpha chain → MTKREAEELIEIEIDGTEKSECTEESIVEQTYTPAECVSQAIDINEPIGNLKKLLEPRLQCSLDAHEICLQDIQLDPERSLFDQGVKTDGTVQLSVQVISYQGIEPKLNILEIVKPAETVEVVIDPDAHHAEAEAHLVEEAQVITLDGTKHITTISDETSEQVTRWAAALEGYRKEQERLGIPYDPIQWSTDQVLHWVVWVMKEFSMTDIDLTTLNISGRELCSLSQEDFFQRVPRGEILWSHLELLRKYVLASQEQQMNEIVTIDQPVQIIPASVQSATPTTIKVINGGTKAAKVQRAPRISGEDRSSPGNRTGNNGQIQLWQFLLELLTDKDARDCISWVGDEGEFKLNQPELVAQKWGQRKNKPTMNYEKLSRALRYYYDGDMICKVQGKRFVYKFVCDLKTLIGYSAAELNRLVTECEQKKLAKMQLHGIAQPVTAVALATASLQTEKDN, encoded by the exons ATGACTAAAAGAGAAGCAGAGGAGCTGATAGAGATTGAGATTGATGGAACAGAGAAGTCAGAGTGTACAgaagaaag CATCGTAGAACAAACCTATACCCCGGCTGAATGTGTGAGCCAGGCCATAGACATCAATGAGCCAATAGGCAACTTAAAGAAACTACTAGAACCAAGACTACAGTGTTCATTGGATGCTCATGAAATCTGTCTGCAAGATATCcag CTGGATCCAGAGCGAAGTTTGTTTGACCAAGGAGTGAAGACAGATGGAACTGTACAGCTTAGTGTACAGGTAATTTCTTACCAAG GAATTGAGCCAAAGCTAAACATCCTTGAAATTGTCAAACCTGCGGAAACTGTTGAAGTAGTTATAGACCCAGACGCCCACCATGCCGAAGCTGAAGCCCATCTGGTTGAGGAAGCTCAAGTGATAACTCTTGATGGCACAAAACACATCACCACCATCTCAGATGAAACCTCAGAACAAGTGACGAGATGGGCAGCCGCATTGGAAGGTTACAGGAAAGAGCAAGAACGCCTGGGGATACCCTACG atcCTATACAGTGGTCCACAGACCAAGTCCTGCATTGGGTGGTCTGGGTGATGAAGGAATTCAGCATGACTGATATAGATCTCACCACGCTGAACATTTCGGGAAGAGAATTATGTAGCCTCAGTCAAGAAGATTTTTTTCAGCGGGTTCCTCGGGGAGAAATTCTCTGGAGTCATCTGGAGCTTCTTCGAAAAT ATGTATTGGCAAGCCAAGAACAACAGATGAATGAGATAGTTACAATTGATCAGC CTGTGCAGATTATCCCAGCCTCAGTGCAGTCTGCTACACCAACTACCATTAAAGTTATCAATGGTGGCACAAAGGCAGCCAAAGTGCAGAGAGCTCCACGGATTTCAGGAGAAGATAGAAGCTCCCCCGGGAACAGGACAG GAAACAATGGCCAGATCCAGCTATGGCAGTTTTTGCTAGAGCTTCTTACTGACAAGGATGCTCGGGACTGCATTTCCTGGGTTGGCGATGAAGGCGAGTTTAAGCTGAATCAGCCCGAACTGGTGGCACAAAAATGGGGACAGCGTAAAAATAAACCTACTATGAACTATGAGAAACTCAGCCGTGCATTAAG gtaTTATTATGATGGGGACATGATTTGTAAAGTTCAAGGCAAGAGGTTTGTGTACAAGTTTGTTTGTGACTTGAAGACTCTTATTGGATACAGTGCGGCAGAGTTGAACCGTTTGGTCACAGAATGTGAACAGAAGAAACTTGCCAAGATGCAGCTTCATGGAATCGCCCAGCCAGTCACAGCAGTAGCCCTGGCCACTGCTTCTCTGCAAACAGAAAAGGATAATTGA